A genomic region of Rhea pennata isolate bPtePen1 chromosome 14, bPtePen1.pri, whole genome shotgun sequence contains the following coding sequences:
- the UBE2B gene encoding ubiquitin-conjugating enzyme E2 B isoform X1: MYYVFSGLEPLISCWRLQEDPPVGVSGAPSENNIMQWNAVIFGPEGTPFEDGTFKLVIEFSEEYPNKPPTVRFLSKMFHPNVYADGSICLDILQNRWSPTYDVSSILTSIQSLLDEPNPNSPANSQAAQLYQENKREYEKRVSAIVEQSWNDS; the protein is encoded by the exons ATTGCAAGAAGACCCTCCTGTGGGTGTCAGTGGTGCACCGTCTGAGAATAATATAATGCAATGGAATGCAGTTATATTTGG GCCAGAAGGGACCCCTTTTGAAGATG GTACTTTTAAACTAGTAATAGAATTTTCGGAAGAATATCCAAATAAACCTCCAACTGTTAGGTTTTTATCAAAAATGTTCCATCCGAATG TTTATGCGGATGGTAGCATATGTTTAGATATCCTTCAGAATCGCTGGAGCCCAACATATGATGTCTCATCTATTTTAACTTCAATTCAG TCTCTGCTTGATGAACCTAATCCAAACAGTCCAGCAAACAGTCAGGCAGCACAACTTTATCAGGAGAACAAACGTGAATATGAGAAAAGAGTTTCAGCTATTGTTGAACAAAGTTGGAATGATTCGTAA
- the UBE2B gene encoding ubiquitin-conjugating enzyme E2 B isoform X2 has translation MSTPARRRLMRDFKRLQEDPPVGVSGAPSENNIMQWNAVIFGPEGTPFEDGTFKLVIEFSEEYPNKPPTVRFLSKMFHPNVYADGSICLDILQNRWSPTYDVSSILTSIQSLLDEPNPNSPANSQAAQLYQENKREYEKRVSAIVEQSWNDS, from the exons ATTGCAAGAAGACCCTCCTGTGGGTGTCAGTGGTGCACCGTCTGAGAATAATATAATGCAATGGAATGCAGTTATATTTGG GCCAGAAGGGACCCCTTTTGAAGATG GTACTTTTAAACTAGTAATAGAATTTTCGGAAGAATATCCAAATAAACCTCCAACTGTTAGGTTTTTATCAAAAATGTTCCATCCGAATG TTTATGCGGATGGTAGCATATGTTTAGATATCCTTCAGAATCGCTGGAGCCCAACATATGATGTCTCATCTATTTTAACTTCAATTCAG TCTCTGCTTGATGAACCTAATCCAAACAGTCCAGCAAACAGTCAGGCAGCACAACTTTATCAGGAGAACAAACGTGAATATGAGAAAAGAGTTTCAGCTATTGTTGAACAAAGTTGGAATGATTCGTAA
- the UBE2B gene encoding ubiquitin-conjugating enzyme E2 B isoform X3 has product MQWNAVIFGPEGTPFEDGTFKLVIEFSEEYPNKPPTVRFLSKMFHPNVYADGSICLDILQNRWSPTYDVSSILTSIQSLLDEPNPNSPANSQAAQLYQENKREYEKRVSAIVEQSWNDS; this is encoded by the exons ATGCAATGGAATGCAGTTATATTTGG GCCAGAAGGGACCCCTTTTGAAGATG GTACTTTTAAACTAGTAATAGAATTTTCGGAAGAATATCCAAATAAACCTCCAACTGTTAGGTTTTTATCAAAAATGTTCCATCCGAATG TTTATGCGGATGGTAGCATATGTTTAGATATCCTTCAGAATCGCTGGAGCCCAACATATGATGTCTCATCTATTTTAACTTCAATTCAG TCTCTGCTTGATGAACCTAATCCAAACAGTCCAGCAAACAGTCAGGCAGCACAACTTTATCAGGAGAACAAACGTGAATATGAGAAAAGAGTTTCAGCTATTGTTGAACAAAGTTGGAATGATTCGTAA